DNA sequence from the Rhizoctonia solani chromosome 14, complete sequence genome:
TGGTTCGCGGGTTGACTGCTGCTGGTCTTGTAGCCCTGGCTACGCTCTCTGTCCATGCCGAAGAGAACAATAGCACCATTACAACCAAGTTCCAAAAAGCCAACACGACTTATGTTCCAGCGATCACCAAGGTTCCAAAGGCCGTGTGGACCGTCTTGAACGGTGTGGTCGGTGGGAGACTCTACACTAACGGCGCACCTTTCTCGAGGCCATGCTTTGCCAATGGAACTTCAACTGGCTCATTGAACGCGAACACTTGCTCATCTATTCAAGCGAATTATTTGAGCAATGTGTTCAGAGCTGATCACATTGGTGCTTACATCAATGCAAGTATTTTTTCTCGTCCCTGATAACAAAATTGTGAGCTGATGCTTTACGACAGACCCAATGGGAGACTTGCCAGAAGACGCAAGAAAATTGTTATCTCGACTATACCAACCCATCCAACCCAGCCGCATTCACGCCCCCAGCGACATGTGCACAGGGCGGCGTATCGGCCTATTATGCAAGTCCCCTTCCCGTTCATTGTTCCCCAAACTCGTGCTCATCtcgttcctcttcttccgTAGATCGACGTCCGGAACGGAGTCGACGTCATCGCTGCGTttgtcttttcccgattgacATCTGTTCCGTTGGTTATTAAAAACTCCGGGGTAAGGTTTAATTAGTCTTTTTGAATGCTAAATTGGGTAATAATTTCGCAATTTAATTTTTCCAGCACGATTACAAAGGGCGTTCGAGCGCCCCAAACGCATTGACGCTCTGGACGCACAACATCAAATACGTACGTCTTATTCGTCGATCCCCCGCATTCATGGCTCATCGTCCTTGCAGATCAACTACAATGCCAAATTCCAACCTGATTCATGCTCTTCTGTCGCCGCCACCCCTGCGGTCACCTATGGCGCAGGACAGGACCTTGCATCCCTGTACCAATTCGCAGAAGACAACGGCCTTACCTTCCTTGGTGGTACTGACAAGACCGTCGGAGCCGCCGGAGGGTGGGTCCAAGGTGGAGGGCACGGCATGTTATCCAACACGCTAGGCCTCGGCGTCGACCGCGTTTTGCAATTCAAAGTCGTCACTCCAGACGGTTTAACCCGCACCGCCAATGCATGCCAAAACTCGGATCTATTCTGGGCGCTccgaggtggaggtggtggcaCGTTCGGTGTCGTTCTTGAAGCTACGAGCCGGGTCGAGCCTAAAATCCCCACTCAAAGTATTTTCGTCAAGTTCAACCCCGTCACGGCGCATGTTGTCGCATACATGAGTACAATTATTGAAAATTCGGTTCAATGGGCCGAGGATGGATGGGGAGGGTACATTAGTCCTAATTATGCGATCTTTGCGACGCCCAAGTTGAACCGGACGGAAGCCGAAGCGTCTATGGCGCCATTGACGCAGGTTGTGGCATCGTTTGGGTCAGATGTGATCAAGAATGAGTTTACCTCATACGACACATTTTTGCCGTTGTTTAACAATGTTGTTGCGAATGCTGCTGCACCTGTTGGGAGACCATTTACGATGGCCACTCGGTAAGTTTCACCATTCGCCCATGATTCGAAAGAAGCTTACCAAAAGTTGGTGCAGTATTGTTCCTGCCGCGAACTTTGTGACTGCCGAAGGACGC
Encoded proteins:
- a CDS encoding FAD-binding domain protein; protein product: MVRGLTAAGLVALATLSVHAEENNSTITTKFQKANTTYVPAITKVPKAVWTVLNGVVGGRLYTNGAPFSRPCFANGTSTGSLNANTCSSIQANYLSNVFRADHIGAYINANPMGDLPEDARKLLSRLYQPIQPSRIHAPSDMCTGRRIGLLCKSPSRSLFPKLIDVRNGVDVIAAFVFSRLTSVPLVIKNSGHDYKGRSSAPNALTLWTHNIKYINYNAKFQPDSCSSVAATPAVTYGAGQDLASLYQFAEDNGLTFLGGTDKTVGAAGGWVQGGGHGMLSNTLGLGVDRVLQFKVVTPDGLTRTANACQNSDLFWALRGGGGGTFGVVLEATSRVEPKIPTQSIFVKFNPVTAHVVAYMSTIIENSVQWAEDGWGGYISPNYAIFATPKLNRTEAEASMAPLTQVVASFGSDVIKNEFTSYDTFLPLFNNVVANAAAPVGRPFTMATRIVPAANFVTAEGRSALLSAMLSAFTTVGGAAQIMVTAPYSYNATSPSDVSVTPAWRNALWHTLLVGFWNYNSTAEQQAAVYSTVSAAADKLRAITPGSGAYQNEADVSEPDHENSFWGSNYDRLVSIKKKYDPKGLLDCWHCTPPSRSSTPYAEECILVIRVNDNRLDS